The Coffea arabica cultivar ET-39 chromosome 8e, Coffea Arabica ET-39 HiFi, whole genome shotgun sequence genome window below encodes:
- the LOC140012581 gene encoding aquaporin PIP1-3-like, which translates to MAEGKEEDVKLGANKFTERQPLGTAAQTDKDYKEPPPAPLFEPGELSSWSFYRAGIAEFMATLLFLYITILTIMGVNRSTPNKCASVGIQGIAWAFGGMIFALVYCTAGISGGHINPAVTFGLFLARKLSLTRAVFYIVMQCLGAICGAGIVKGFEKGPYERSKGGVNYVQHGYTKGDGLGAEIVGTFVLVYTVFSATDAKRNARDSHVPILAPLPIGFAVFLVHLATIPITGTSINPARSLGAAIIYNRDLGWDDHWIFWVGPFIGAALAAVYHQIVIRAIPFKSRA; encoded by the exons TCACAGAGAGGCAACCATTGGGGACAGCAGCTCAAACAGACAAGGACTACAAGGAGCCACCACCAGCACCCCTCTTCGAGCCAGGGGAATTGAGTTCATGGTCCTTCTACAGGGCTGGTATTGCTGAGTTCATGGCCACCCTGCTGTTCTTGTACATCACTATCTTGACTATTATGGGGGTTAACAGAAGCACGCCAAACAAGTGTGCTTCTGTTGGTATTCAGGGGATCGCCTGGGCTTTTGGTGGTATGATCTTTGCACTTGTCTACTGCACTGCTGGTATCTCAG GAGGACACATTAACCCAGCGGTGACTTTTGGACTGTTCCTAGCAAGGAAGCTCTCCTTGACAAGGGCTGTGTTCTACATAGTCATGCAGTGCTTGGGAGCCATCTGTGGTGCTGGTATTGTCAAGGGATTTGAGAAGGGACCATATGAGAGATCAAAGGGTGGGGTCAACTATGTACAACATGGCTACACCAAAGGAGACGGCCTTGGTGCTGAGATTGTTGGGACCTTCGTCCTTGTTTACACTGTTTTCTCTGCCACTGATGCCAAGAGAAATGCCAGAGACTCACATGTTCCC ATTTTGGCTCCTCTTCCAATTGGATTTGCAGTTTTCTTGGTTCACTTGGCTACTATCCCCATTACTGGCACAAGCATCAACCCTGCAAGAAGTCTTGGTGCAGCCATCATCTACAACAGAGACCTTGGATGGGATGATCAC TGGATCTTCTGGGTTGGACCCTTCATTGGAGCTGCTCTTGCTGCAGTGTACCACCAGATTGTGATCAGAGCCATTCCTTTCAAGAGCAGGGCTTAA